A single region of the Plutella xylostella chromosome 7, ilPluXylo3.1, whole genome shotgun sequence genome encodes:
- the LOC105383416 gene encoding CCR4-NOT transcription complex subunit 9 — protein sequence MINMSAQQSPANMQAGVDREKIYTWILELCNPETRENALLELSKKREVVPDLAPMLWHSFGTIAALLQEITNIYVAMIPPTLTAHQSNRVCNALALMQCVASHPETRSAFLQAHVPLFLYPFLHTVSKTRPFEYLRLTSLGVIGALVKTDEQEVITFLLTTEIIPLCLRIMENGSELSKTVATFILQKILLDDSGLCYICQTYDRFSHVAMILGKMVLSLAKDPSARLLKHVVRCYLRLSDNPRAREALRQCLPDQLRDATFTACLQEDNSTKHWLAQLIKNLEAAPPPASPAQPNM from the coding sequence ATGATAAACATGAGCGCGCAGCAGAGCCCGGCGAACATGCAGGCCGGCGTGGACCGGGAGAAGATCTACACGTGGATCCTGGAGCTGTGCAACCCGGAGACGCGCGAGAACGCGCTGCTCGAGCTGAGCAAGAAGCGCGAGGTGGTGCCGGACCTGGCGCCCATGCTGTGGCACAGCTTCGGCACCATCGCGGCCCTGCTGCAGGAGATCACCAACATCTACGTCGCCATGATCCCGCCGACCCTCACCGCTCACCAGAGCAACCGAGTGTGCAACGCGCTGGCGCTGATGCAGTGCGTCGCGTCGCACCCCGAGACCCGCTCCGCCTTCCTGCAGGCGCACGTGCCGCTCTTCCTCTACCCCTTCCTGCACACCGTCTCGAAGACGCGCCCGTTCGAGTACCTCAGACTCACCAGCCTCGGTGTGATCGGCGCTCTGGTGAAGACTGATGAACAAGAAGTTATAACTTTCTTGCTCACTACCGAAATTATACCCCTCTGCCTACGCATTATGGAAAATGGATCTGAGCTGTCCAAAACGGTTGCAACATTCATACTGCAGAAGATTTTGCTAGATGACAGTGGCTTGTGCTACATTTGCCAGACGTATGACAGATTCTCCCATGTGGCGATGATACTTGGCAAGATGGTTCTGTCTCTGGCTAAGGATCCCTCGGCAAGGTTGTTGAAGCATGTAGTTCGATGCTACCTTCGTTTGTCGGACAACCCAAGAGCCAGGGAAGCCCTACGTCAGTGCCTGCCCGACCAGCTCCGTGACGCCACATTCACCGCATGCCTTCAGGAAGACAACTCTACTAAGCACTGGCTGGCTCAGCTCATCAAGAACTTGGAGGCAGCGCCGCCCCCCGCCAGTCCGGCTCAACCGAATATGTGA
- the LOC105383397 gene encoding putative glutathione-specific gamma-glutamylcyclotransferase 2: MWVYGYGSLIWKVDFPYETKLVGYIKGYLRRFYQHSIDHRGVPEKPGRVVTLIPSDKLDSQVWGVAYKIREEDIKKVTEHLDFREKNGYSKKTVTFYPRDIQNQPFEITLYLATEENESYAGPKPIEEIADQVVSCVGPSGSNKEYVYNLADAMRQLVPEVKDDHLFELEAAVKKVDPDLKRC; encoded by the exons ATGTGGGTATATGGCTATGGGTCTCTCATATGGAAGGTGGATTTCCCATACGAAACGAAACTTGTAGGTTATATAAAAGGTTACCTTCGAAGATTCTATCAGCACAGCATCGATCACCGAGGAGTACCGGAAAAA CCCGGCCGAGTAGTCACTCTTATACCAAGTGATAAACTAGATAGCCAAGTATGGGGAGTAGCATACAAGATACGGGAAGAAGACATAAAGAAGGTGACTGAACATTTGGACTTCAGAGAAAAAAATGgctatagtaaaaaaactgTAACATTCTATCCAAGAGACATACAGAATCAACCATTTGAGATTACGCTATATTTGGCTACAGAAGAGAATGAATCATATGCTG GACCAAAACCTATAGAAGAAATAGCAGACCAAGTAGTGTCCTGTGTGGGGCCAAGTGGGAGCAACAAAGAGTATGTCTACAACCTAGCGGATGCTATGAGGCAACTGGTGCCTGAAGTGAAAGATGATCACCTGTTTGAACTGGAAGCGGCTGTGAAAAAAGTAGATCCAGATCTTAAAAGGTGCTGA
- the LOC125488737 gene encoding uncharacterized protein LOC125488737 has protein sequence MAAKSPVQRREVIGGEQFEQRREVFGQHDTVFLPPSPPVSPVYRAVEPIVTSAHGITTANFKRNGPAHSSMREPRAQPEFRARKYSDNYSDLDQSDDADYRRSMTDRTRRLSKMRRDFLTSNLHDPSESPFARKGTRATLPSSIEFKLYKFPFAEPYATPTPVRKVRLELGPSDGIDAADKENDDPEAETTETKHQSLPVASNNNNTTKIDHQKLFEELVKRYSPQRKPVDWTLPPTKPRVVGSVPKTRGASIDERIVNGDKDAETKDMVNGKHAVPAVKVNDESHDSTISITELAEKNDRVPELSTIQRQMSREDKRPHVDKSTDLSIPALIDKMTAEGQDLESHKNDKKKVKRKRSFIDKLLGRKKDIRSQ, from the coding sequence ATGGCTGCGAAGTCCCCCGTGCAGCGGCGCGAGGTGATCGGCGGGGAGCAGTTCGAGCAGCGGCGAGAGGTGTTCGGGCAGCACGACACCGTGTTCctgccgccgtcgccgcccgTGTCGCCCGTGTACCGCGCCGTGGAGCCCATCGTCACGTCCGCGCACGGCATCACCACCGCCAACTTCAAGCGCAACGGGCCCGCGCATTCCAGCATGCGCGAGCCGCGAGCGCAGCCCGAGTTCCGCGCCAGAAAGTACAGCGATAACTACTCCGACCTCGACCAGAGCGACGACGCCGACTACCGCCGCAGCATGACCGACCGCACGCGCCGCCTGTCCAAGATGCGACGAGACTTCCTCACCTCCAACCTGCACGACCCCAGCGAGTCCCCCTTCGCGCGCAAGGGCACCCGCGCTACGCTGCCGTCCAGCATCGAGTTCAAGCTCTACAAGTTCCCATTCGCCGAGCCGTACGCGACGCCTACGCCGGTGCGCAAGGTCAGACTAGAACTCGGACCCTCGGACGGCATCGACGCGGCTGACAAGGAGAACGATGACCCGGAAGCGGAAACTACAGAAACTAAACATCAGAGCCTGCCTGTTGCTAGTAACAACAACAACACAACCAAGATAGACCATCAGAAACTATTTGAGGAGTTGGTGAAAAGGTATTCGCCGCAGCGCAAGCCTGTCGACTGGACCCTGCCCCCGACCAAGCCTAGGGTAGTCGGATCCGTGCCCAAGACCCGTGGGGCCAGCATCGACGAAAGGATTGTTAACGGCGACAAAGATGCCGAAACTAAAGATATGGTGAATGGCAAACATGCTGTACCGGCCGTCAAAGTGAATGACGAAAGCCATGACTCTACAATATCGATCACTGAGCTGGCTGAAAAGAATGACAGAGTCCCCGAGCTGTCCACTATTCAAAGGCAAATGAGCCGCGAAGACAAAAGGCCACATGTGGACAAATCCACCGATTTGAGCATTCCGGCGTTGATCGACAAGATGACTGCCGAAGGCCAGGACTTGGAAAGTCATAAGAACGACAAGAAAAAAGTCAAAAGGAAGCGGAGTTTCATCGACAAACTTCTAGGCAGAAAAAAAGATATCAGGAGTCAGTGA